The stretch of DNA GAATTGCCTGACCTGCAACCTCGTCTTCAGGTTGCTCTTTTCAACATCCTGCAGGAAGGAGATATCCAGATCCGAGGCTTTAAGCTGCGCCTGCCGCTGGATATTCAGTTTGTATTTACGGCCAACCCGGAAGACTACACCAGCCGGGGCTCCATCGTCACCCCACTCAAAGACCGCATTGAGAGCCAGATTCTGACTCATTATCCTAAAGACCTGGAAACTTCCAAGCGCATCACCCTGCAGGAAGCACGCCTTACTGCCGCACAACAGGCTACTGTACGTTACTCTGATTTGATACTGAATATTAATGAGCAGATAGCCTTTGAAGCGCGCAAAAGCGAATACGTAGATGCCAAAAGTGGCGTATCAGCACGATTGACTATTGCCGCATTTGAAAACCTGATCAGCACGGCTGAAAGACGCGCCCTGCTGAATAATGAACCCCAAACCTTTGTGCGTATGGGTGACTTCTGGGGCGTTATTCCTGCCATTACCGGTAAAATAGAACTTGTATATGAGGGAGAACAGGAAGGCCCGCTGCTGGTTGCCCAAAATCTCATCAGTAAAGCTATTCGCACCCAGTTTGCTCATGTTTTTCCCGAACCCAGTCAACTTAAGCGTCAGAAGCAACCCTCCGTATATCGCAAAATCATTGACTGGTTTGGAGAAGGCAATGCCGTTAACCTTCTTTCAGACTTATCCTATCCACAGTATAAAGCCGAATTGCTGAAAGTCCCTGGCCTATATGAATTGGTTACACACTTTTTTCCGAAAGCACAGGAGGATGAGAAACTTTTTCTGATGGAATTTGTGTTGCACGGATTAGCTGAGTATTCGTTGCTCAGCAAACATCGCCTTGAAGCCGGCATTGAGTTCAGGGATGTGCTGAATGCTGTTTTTAGCAATAAGATTGACAAGGAAGAAGAGGAAATCAATCCTGACGAAGATGATTTTGATACGTAACAAAAAATACATCATCCTTTTAACGACTGTAATTTTGGGCTTATTTCCTATTATGCAAGCCACCCCCCAAACCGTTCCCATCATTGAAGTTCATGAATTGCAGGACTATCTGCATCCGAAAGATGATTCTATACATGTCATCAACTTCTGGGCAACATGGTGTAAGCCCTGCGTGGAAGAATTGCCGCACTTTGAGAAACTGAATAGTCAATATAAAAAACAGGGAGTAAATGTCATGCTGGTAAGCCTGGACTTTAAAAGCCAGTATGCAACAAAAGTGCTCCCCTTTGTTGAAAACCATCACCTCCGCTCAAAAGTAGTATTGCTGGATACGAAAGGAAAAAATGATTTCATTGACCAGATAAATCCGCAATGGAGCGGCACCATACCGGCTACGTTGATAACTCAAAAAGGCAAACCGGCCATTTTTCTGGAAAAACAACTAACCTATCAGGACCTGGAAAGTATTATTAAACCACTTATTATAAACCCCTGACTTATGAAGTCTATTTTTACAGCATTATTAATTTTAACTGCCATGAGCACTGAAACATTTGCAAATCCCGGCTACCAGATCGGTGATGTAGCCACCGACTTTAAATTGAAAAATATTGATGGTCGCATGGTGTCCTTGTCTGACTATCCGGATGCCAAAGGCTTTGTAATCGTTTTCACGTGCAACCATTGCCCTTATGCCAAGCTCTATGAAGAGCGCCTTGTAGCACTGGATAAAGTGGCTAAAGCAAAAGGTTATCCGGTTATCGCCATCAATCCTAATGATGCGACAAAATATCCGGAAGATTCCTATGAAAACATGATCAAACGCGCCAAAGAGAAGGGATTTACTTTCCCCTATCTCGTAGATGAAACCCAGGAAATAGCCAGAACCTACGGTGCTCTCAGAACCCCGCACGTTTTTCTTCTGAAGAAAGATTCTGACAACAAGCTGAGAGTAGCCTACATAGGCGCCATTGATGATGATACCGAAGGCACCCGCCCCGATAGGGTGAAATATGTAGAAAACGCAATTGACGCTGTGGAAAACGGACAGAAACCTGACCCCGAAATAACCAAAGCCATTGGCTGCACTATTAAATGGAAAACCTGATAAGGCCTTATTCCCCGTAAAAGCCTTACCTTTCTGAAGCAAAGAGCTTGAAATCGTTTTCCGGCTACTTTGATGCACAATCCCGCAGAGTTTTAGCGAAAAGATGACTGCCGTTTCCCGAAAAAAAGTGCATTTCACGGTCACCAGGCTCCTGCGCCATTATCTGGCCGAATATGACCGGGAGTCACGGTTGCCTGTAACCTACAATGATTTGCTGCGCTACAGCGAAACAATTCCCCACCGCGATAAAAACGGAAATGAAACATTGTGGGAAACAGTGATGTATGACCACGGAATGGCAGCCGAGCTAAATGCCGGCCTTGCTATGATCTACTCCATACTCAAAAACGATGGCGACACCTCAGTGCTGGAACACCTCTACGTCTCCCGCATAGATTACTGCACCTTCGGCAACTCCAATCCGTTTCGCGTACGCATAGTCAACATGTTCAATGATAACTACGACTACTTTTACGTCAAAAAGGCCGATGCCTCCCGGATTTACGGACTGGAGCTGGAGCATATTCTTTCACCCAACCGCATAAACTATCTGGTGGATAAGGATACGCTGATTGAAGAACACATACCCGGCATTCCCGGAAATGACTTCATCCGCCACTACATACATAAAACCGAAGCCAATAAAGTCAGAATTGCCAAAGAGTTTGTCAAATTCAACGAGCGTTGTTTTGTACGCCTGCTGGGCGACATGCGATCTTATAACTATGTGGTTGACGTAACTCCGGATTTTGAAGATGAGCAATATCGCATCCGGCCCATTGACTTTGATCAGCAATCATACGAAGGGAAAAAGACTATGTACCTCCCCCAGTTTTTTAAAGAAAACAACCCTATCGTCAAAATGTGCATGGAGTTGATGACCCCAGAAACTTACCGGCAGTATCAGAATGAAGAGCGTACCCTGGTTAGCCACCGCATGAAAGCCGAGCGCACACGAATACGAGACCTGCTCAACTGCATGAAAAAGGACACTCTTTCGCGGCCAGAGAAAATCGCCCAACTTCGCAGTGAACTGGCCAGACACCACAAGGAACCTTCTTTTGAAAAATGCCAGACCATGGGCGAAATTGTGGAGCATCAGCTTAAGGTCATGCTTGCCAACCGCTAACTTAAGCCTCTTTTAACTCCTTTAACCGGAATTTCTGCAACGTAAACTTGACATTATAGTATTTCTTCCCTTATTTTACACCCGTTTCAATCAGTACCAGCATGCTTTGTGTGGTTTCCATCATTATTATCGTCATTAGCGGCACACGCTGGCGGTGAGGATGGAATGCCATGAAAATAAAAGGAGCCGTTCTCACCGAGAACGGCTCTTTTCATTTATGCTGTGGCTGGTATCGTTCAGATAAATAAAAACAGACTATGTATTTTTCCAACAAGAGCTATGTTTTCCTTAACGGAGAATTTATCAAAGCTTCCGATGCCAGAATAACCCTGTTTAATCAAACCCTCCACTACGGCAACGGGGTGTTTGAAGGCATCAGAGCCTATGGCAGCCCTTCAGGCACCACTATTTTTAAGGCCCGTGAACACTATAAACGCCTGAAAGAATCCGCACGCAAAATGCACCTGAAATTTGACTATTCCATCAGCGAGCTTATTGACGCCACCTATCAGTTGCTGAAAAAAAATCATCTTGCCGATGCATATATCCGGCCCTTGCTGTTTTCCGGTGTCAACATGCGACTGCTACCCAGTGAAGAGTCCAACCTGTTTATTGGCGCATGGAAATGGGAACGCTACCTGGGAGATAAACTTGTCAGCGTTACTATTTCCTCCTATGAACGCCCTAATCCACACTCCTGCATTGTAGACGCTAAGGTAACAGGCCATTACACCACATCCATTCTGGCTACCTATGAAGCACGTAAGAAAGGCTTTGATGAGGCTCTGCTCCTGGATATGCATGGCCACGTGGCTGAGGCCCCTGGCTCCAACTTCTTTTATGAGAAAAACGGAGTTTTGTATACTCCACCTCCGGGTCATATACTCCCTGGCATCACCCGGGCTACCGTCATGGAAATTGCCAAAGAACTCGGCATTCCGGTCAAGGAAGAACTATTTACCCCGGAACAATTGCATGACGCAGACTCTGCTTTTTTCACCGGCACAGCAGCAGAAGTGGCAGGAATAAAAAGCATTGACAACCGCAGGTTTCGCAAAAAATGGGAGGATACAGCCGGATATATTTTGTCTCAAAAGTATAAAGAGTATATCCGCACCGGAGATTATTCACACAGCGGCATTATCTGAATGAAACGTATTAACCGATATAGCCAAACCGTCACGCAGGATGAAACACAGCCTGCCGCCCAGGCCATGCTCTATGCTACAGGCTTATCCGAAAAGGATATGCAGAAAGCTCAGGTAGGCATCGTCAGCAATTGGTTTGAAGGCAACCCCTGCAATATGCATCTGAATGACCTTTCGGATATTGTAAAAAAAGCAGTAACCGAAGCCGGCATGGTAGGCTTGAGATTTAATACCATTGGCGTAAGCGATGGCATCTCTATGGGCACTGCCGGAATGCGTTATTCCCTCCCTTCCCGTGAGTTGATAGCCGACTCCATTGAAACCGTTGTCAATGCACAATGGTATGATGGATTAATAACCATTGCGGGATGTGACAAAAACATGCCGGGAGCCCTCATCGCCATGGCCCGCCTCAACCGGCCTTCCCTGATGGTTTACGGAGGTACCATAGCATCCGGCCGCTATAATGGCAGAAAACTGGATGTCGTATCGGCCTTTGAAGCTCTGGGAGAAAAATTTGCCGGCAAAATTTCAGATGCTGACTACAAAAACATTATCAAAAATGCCTGCCCCGGAGCAGGTGCCTGCGGAGGTATGTACACAGCCAATACCATGGCTTCGGCTATAGAGGCTCTGGGGATGAGCCTGCCCTTCAGTTCATCCAATCCGGCCCGAAGTAAGGAAAAACAGCTTGAATGTGTGGCCGCAGGAAAAGCTATCCGTTTGCTTCTGCAAAAAAACATACGCCCGTCTGACATCATGACCCGCAAGGCT from Chitinophagales bacterium encodes:
- a CDS encoding magnesium chelatase, whose protein sequence is MKHQKQNPPTHIKTLGELKASGYQTQSVKEELRNNLIKKLKSGQPLFQGIWGYETTVVPELQRAILSRHNIILLGLRGQAKTRIARLMTELLDEYIPIVEGSELNDDPLHPISRYARDLIHEKGEHTPIAWLHRSERYAEKLATPDVSVADLIGDVDPIRAANLKLAYSDERILHFGLVPRSHRCIFVINELPDLQPRLQVALFNILQEGDIQIRGFKLRLPLDIQFVFTANPEDYTSRGSIVTPLKDRIESQILTHYPKDLETSKRITLQEARLTAAQQATVRYSDLILNINEQIAFEARKSEYVDAKSGVSARLTIAAFENLISTAERRALLNNEPQTFVRMGDFWGVIPAITGKIELVYEGEQEGPLLVAQNLISKAIRTQFAHVFPEPSQLKRQKQPSVYRKIIDWFGEGNAVNLLSDLSYPQYKAELLKVPGLYELVTHFFPKAQEDEKLFLMEFVLHGLAEYSLLSKHRLEAGIEFRDVLNAVFSNKIDKEEEEINPDEDDFDT
- a CDS encoding thioredoxin family protein encodes the protein MKSIFTALLILTAMSTETFANPGYQIGDVATDFKLKNIDGRMVSLSDYPDAKGFVIVFTCNHCPYAKLYEERLVALDKVAKAKGYPVIAINPNDATKYPEDSYENMIKRAKEKGFTFPYLVDETQEIARTYGALRTPHVFLLKKDSDNKLRVAYIGAIDDDTEGTRPDRVKYVENAIDAVENGQKPDPEITKAIGCTIKWKT
- the ilvE gene encoding branched-chain amino acid aminotransferase; its protein translation is MYFSNKSYVFLNGEFIKASDARITLFNQTLHYGNGVFEGIRAYGSPSGTTIFKAREHYKRLKESARKMHLKFDYSISELIDATYQLLKKNHLADAYIRPLLFSGVNMRLLPSEESNLFIGAWKWERYLGDKLVSVTISSYERPNPHSCIVDAKVTGHYTTSILATYEARKKGFDEALLLDMHGHVAEAPGSNFFYEKNGVLYTPPPGHILPGITRATVMEIAKELGIPVKEELFTPEQLHDADSAFFTGTAAEVAGIKSIDNRRFRKKWEDTAGYILSQKYKEYIRTGDYSHSGII